A stretch of DNA from Poecilia reticulata strain Guanapo linkage group LG18, Guppy_female_1.0+MT, whole genome shotgun sequence:
GTCTGAGTAGGAAAAGTTGCTTCCATCGCTCCACAACCAAATGGTCAACTGGAAGACAATATACAGCAGACAACTTGTTTAATtcaatgtttcacaaaatacacaacaaataaaatgtacaggCAACAATACCTCCTGTGCATTTGTGCCTCCAATCCATGCTTCTTTGGCTCCGTAACTTATTTTATCTATCATAGCCTTAATCTTACGGTACTCGTTCAGATCCTGAACTGATGCAAGGTTTGCTCCCATSGACAGACAGTTTTTCTACAGACACAACAATTAGAATTGGCTGGGCTTCTTCagcaaagaacaaaagaaaataacagaacagTGTTGTTGGAAATCACCTCGGCTTTTGCCCAACTCATGGATTTTTGAACATACTGAAAGCAGCGACTGTTGATCCGAGTCCAGCCAGAGGGACAAGAATCAGATCTCTGGAGCAAATCAACTTGATCTGATGCTAAACAAATGCAGATTAGATCAAGAGGTTTCTGTGGCATTACTCTAAAAATTAccttattttgatgattatggcatCAAAATGATTCAACATTAAATTTATTGAAGATCACTCCCACAATGTCAAGAAATAACCCAGTGGCACttgtgcaaaaacaagaaaaacagaggtAACAAATAATGAAAGccttgttactttttttttacaagggttttattttaacagttttcacCTGATTCACTTCCACATTTGTCGTTTGACTTTAGCAAAGTCAAAAGTATAAGTCCATAAGAATGATTCTCTAGTAAAGTGGGATTTATCAAAACTACCTACACACATTACTCATGTAAACTTACTTTGTTACCGCCCCGCTCTGCTTATTATGGATTAGCGTTGGGGataaaaaacgacaaaaaacaCACTAACCTTCATCAGCAGAGACATCACTGGAGGCAGCTGTGGATATTTTAAACAGgagttagtttgtttttcagtgactTTATGGATTAGACTTCATATTCCAACCACTCAGgctgaggaaataaaaaccaatgaTATAAACACCGACTGACCGTCACCAGGAGAGCCACCATCAGGGACAGCTGTAAATATTGTAAGCTGGAGTTAgcatgtttctctgtgttttagtCACTTTATGatttcttcatatttaaaatactcACGGTCACCACTGCTCTCAGTCATCATGGAGAAAACAAGGAGGAACACAGCCAACAACTTCATGATGGAGACGATGAGGTGATGCAAATTTGAAAACTAAAGacaagtgaaaataaagcatACGTGTTcataaaattcaaacaaacaatggtgataaaaaataagcagaaatttTATTAGCAAACCTGATGCAGAATGATCTGTCTTCTTAAGCCAGGTAGCACCTTTAGTCTTCACCGTAGAATCACTGGATACTTATAGAGCTTCTAATCTCACCGTCAACCACAACAtgaagaaatggaaagaaattcCACAGAACTGCACTTCTTGATCAGATCTGGTTCAAGTCTTGCCTCATCCTTCACCATCCACCAAAACCACAACTTATCTTTGTGCCTGTCATGGCGGTGACAGTTGCAGCAAGAAGAGTTTTAGCAATGGTGTTACAACATTAACTGAAAGTGTAGCGACAATGGCCGATACTTTGATGCTACTGGTTGTTaactgttgatttgtttttatctgtgctTAATTAAAGTTCATGCCTCAAACCTTAGTTTCCAATTGTAATCAGAGTGATTTATCCTCTAAGCAACAtatgtttatcttttcttttctgtttagaaCAGAAAAAGTGGTCCTGTTTGGTCACTAGACAAGATGTAATGTTTGGCCGGCACCAAACACTGGACAtcaccacaaacacaccatccccactgtgaaacattttgctgGCAACAAGGGTGGCACAACCAGTAATTAGCTTTTGggagcagctgctgtttttacaCAGACCAAGGTTAGCATGGATAGCTTTGTCCTTTAATaactgaaatcatttgaaaactccATACTGGATTTACTCAGGTTTTCTTTGTCAGTCGTAAAATTTTCTTTGATAATTATCTCACTAATGTCTCACTAATCACATACGGGAGGCAAAAAGAGGTAAGTACACGCTGGaaaggtcaccagtccatcacagggcaacacagacacacacagatcaTAAATCctccatgcacacacacatatagagACAGTTTAAAGTAGAGAGCTAATTGACCTAACATTCAtattttggactgtggaagaaAGTCAGGTGCTTTATattatatttctttatatttaaagaaataaagatatttctttaaatatttaaatactatttaaaGAAATATWtttttttaaatatttaaaatatgaaagaaactaatatttatttaattttgattaaa
This window harbors:
- the LOC103480867 gene encoding ladderlectin-like, with translation MKLLAVFLLVFSMMTESSGDPVPDGGSPGDAASSDVSADEASDQVDLLQRSDSCPSGWTRINSRCFQYVQKSMSWAKAEKNCLSMGANLASVQDLNEYRKIKAMIDKISYGAKEAWIGGTNAQELTIWLWSDGSNFSYSDWCPGEPNNGGGNQRCIQINYSGEKCWDDMWCDHLQPSVCVKKP